A stretch of the Luteimonas sp. JM171 genome encodes the following:
- a CDS encoding type II toxin-antitoxin system HicB family antitoxin has translation MRYPIAIEPGNEGTAYGVVVPDLPGCFSAGDTIDEAMANAEQAIDAWIESALDQGQEIPPASTVQQLAGKPEFSGWTFGLVTVDPAALDDKVERVNITLPRRVLHRLDERAKAAGETRSGYIARMALGRVPADERRPG, from the coding sequence ATGCGCTATCCCATTGCAATTGAACCGGGGAACGAAGGCACCGCCTACGGCGTGGTGGTCCCGGACCTGCCCGGCTGCTTCTCTGCCGGCGACACGATCGACGAGGCAATGGCAAACGCCGAGCAGGCGATCGATGCCTGGATCGAGTCCGCGCTGGACCAAGGGCAGGAGATTCCGCCTGCGTCGACCGTGCAGCAGTTGGCCGGGAAACCTGAGTTCTCCGGCTGGACATTCGGGCTCGTCACGGTTGACCCCGCCGCCCTGGACGACAAGGTTGAACGCGTGAACATCACCCTCCCCCGGCGGGTGCTGCACCGCCTGGACGAACGGGCCAAGGCAGCCGGAGAGACCCGTTCGGGTTATATCGCCCGCATGGCGCTGGGCAGGGTTCCTGCCGACGAGCGCCGGCCCGGATAA
- a CDS encoding Nudix family hydrolase, protein MSPPRPVEVVAAAITDARGRVLLARRTVGRDLAGLWEFPGGKIEAGETAEAALVRELREELGIQVQPGSHIITVPQAYPAKRLRLDVRRVSAWKGVPKGHEGQALAWVPPHKLADYAMPPADVPVVAALTRPDRYLVTPAPEDSDEGRAAWLSAIRRALQAGIQRLHLRLPPACDRREAMLREGVALAHAAGAQAFIGGDIDLARALGAGVHLRARQLAGLRERPLPPALPVAASCHDEAELGYAQRLGCDFAVLGPVQRTPTHPEAVGLGWSRFAAMRETVSLPIYAIGGLAPADIPVARRHGAQGIAAIRALWPA, encoded by the coding sequence ATGAGTCCCCCACGCCCCGTAGAAGTCGTCGCAGCTGCCATCACCGACGCCCGCGGCCGCGTGCTGCTGGCGCGGCGCACCGTCGGCCGCGACCTCGCCGGCCTGTGGGAATTTCCCGGCGGCAAGATCGAAGCTGGCGAGACCGCCGAAGCCGCGCTGGTGCGCGAACTGCGCGAAGAGCTCGGCATCCAGGTCCAGCCCGGCAGCCACATCATCACCGTGCCCCAGGCCTATCCGGCCAAGCGCCTGCGCCTGGACGTGCGGCGGGTGAGCGCCTGGAAGGGCGTGCCCAAGGGCCACGAGGGCCAGGCCCTGGCCTGGGTGCCGCCGCACAAGCTCGCCGACTACGCCATGCCGCCGGCGGACGTCCCGGTGGTCGCCGCGCTCACCCGGCCCGACCGCTACCTGGTGACCCCGGCGCCGGAAGATTCGGATGAGGGCCGCGCCGCATGGCTCTCCGCCATCCGGCGCGCGCTGCAGGCCGGCATCCAGCGCCTGCACCTGCGCCTGCCGCCCGCGTGCGACCGGCGTGAGGCAATGCTCCGGGAAGGGGTGGCGCTGGCCCACGCCGCGGGTGCCCAGGCTTTCATAGGAGGTGATATCGATCTCGCCCGCGCCCTCGGCGCTGGCGTCCACCTTCGCGCCCGCCAGCTGGCCGGCCTGCGCGAACGGCCGCTCCCGCCGGCGCTTCCGGTCGCCGCTTCCTGCCACGATGAGGCCGAGCTCGGGTACGCCCAGCGCCTGGGCTGCGACTTCGCCGTGCTCGGCCCCGTGCAGCGCACCCCCACGCATCCTGAAGCGGTGGGCCTGGGCTGGTCCCGCTTCGCCGCCATGCGGGAAACCGTTTCGCTGCCCATCTACGCCATCGGCGGCCTGGCACCGGCTGACATCCCCGTGGCACGCCGCCACGGCGCCCAGGGCATCGCCGCCATCCGGGCGCTGTGGCCCGCCTGA
- a CDS encoding type II toxin-antitoxin system HicA family toxin codes for MKSAGLIREVESAGWKLDRVKGSHHVFRKDGMRPIVIPHPKKDLGKGIVAAIRKAAGIKQEV; via the coding sequence ATGAAGAGCGCGGGCTTGATCAGGGAAGTCGAGAGCGCCGGTTGGAAGCTGGACCGCGTGAAAGGCTCCCACCACGTGTTCCGCAAGGACGGAATGCGGCCAATCGTGATTCCCCATCCGAAGAAAGACCTCGGCAAGGGAATCGTGGCGGCCATCCGCAAGGCCGCCGGGATCAAGCAGGAGGTCTGA
- the coaE gene encoding dephospho-CoA kinase (Dephospho-CoA kinase (CoaE) performs the final step in coenzyme A biosynthesis.) produces the protein MSDYIIGLTGGVASGKSAVAGRFEALGVTVADADVAAREAVAVGSPGLAEVVEAFGPDVLAADGSLDRAAMRRRVFNDDAQRLKLEAIVHPRVRAALREACEKAPGAYTVAAIPLLAEGGGREAYPWLQRILVVDVPREVQLKRLLARDGIDQALAERMIEVQATREERLAIADDVIVNDGPIEALDAHVAALDRRYRALAALL, from the coding sequence ATGAGCGACTACATCATCGGGCTGACGGGCGGCGTGGCTTCCGGCAAGAGCGCGGTAGCGGGGCGGTTCGAGGCGCTGGGGGTCACGGTGGCGGATGCCGACGTGGCTGCGCGCGAGGCGGTGGCGGTAGGAAGCCCGGGGCTGGCGGAAGTGGTGGAGGCGTTCGGGCCGGACGTGCTGGCCGCCGACGGGTCCCTGGACCGCGCGGCGATGCGGCGTCGGGTGTTCAACGACGATGCGCAGCGGCTGAAGCTGGAGGCGATCGTGCACCCGCGGGTGCGCGCGGCGCTGCGCGAAGCCTGCGAGAAGGCGCCCGGCGCGTATACGGTGGCGGCGATCCCGCTGCTGGCCGAAGGCGGCGGGCGTGAGGCCTATCCCTGGCTGCAGCGGATCCTGGTGGTGGACGTTCCACGCGAGGTCCAGCTCAAGCGCCTGCTGGCCCGCGACGGGATCGACCAGGCCTTGGCCGAGCGCATGATCGAGGTCCAGGCCACGCGCGAGGAGCGGCTGGCGATCGCCGACGACGTGATCGTCAATGACGGCCCGATCGAAGCCCTTGATGCCCATGTCGCCGCGCTGGACAGGCGCTACCGGGCACTGGCGGCACTGCTCTAG
- a CDS encoding A24 family peptidase, translating to MAYLDTNPALGYPLVAGMGLLVGSFLNVVILRLPRRLEWEWKRDAREVLEETELYEPPPPGIVVERSHCPHCGHQLSWYENIPVLSWLALRGKCRSCKAPISPQYPLVELLTAALFVACVWNFGFGWQGFGAMVFTGFLIALSGIDLRTQLLPDQLTLPLMWLGLIAASDNLYMPVKPALLGAMVGYVSLWSVWWVFKQLTGKEGMGHGDFKLLAALGAWCGLAGILPIILLSALSGAIIGSIWLAMKGRDRATPIPFGPYLAIAGWIVFMWGDELIGAYMSYAGLA from the coding sequence ATGGCGTACCTGGATACCAACCCCGCGCTTGGCTACCCGCTGGTGGCCGGCATGGGGCTGCTGGTGGGCAGTTTCCTCAACGTGGTGATCCTGCGGCTGCCGCGGCGGCTGGAGTGGGAGTGGAAGCGCGATGCGCGCGAGGTGCTGGAGGAGACGGAGCTGTACGAGCCGCCTCCGCCTGGGATCGTGGTGGAGCGCTCGCACTGCCCGCACTGCGGGCACCAGCTGAGCTGGTACGAGAACATCCCGGTGCTGAGCTGGCTGGCGCTGCGCGGCAAATGCCGCAGCTGCAAGGCGCCGATCTCGCCGCAGTACCCGCTGGTGGAGCTGCTGACGGCGGCGCTGTTCGTGGCCTGCGTGTGGAACTTCGGGTTCGGCTGGCAGGGCTTCGGGGCGATGGTGTTCACCGGGTTCCTGATCGCGCTGTCGGGCATCGACCTGCGCACCCAGCTGCTGCCCGACCAGCTCACCCTGCCCCTGATGTGGCTGGGGTTGATCGCCGCGTCGGACAACCTCTACATGCCGGTGAAGCCGGCCCTGCTGGGGGCGATGGTGGGCTACGTGAGCCTGTGGTCGGTGTGGTGGGTGTTCAAGCAGCTCACCGGCAAGGAAGGCATGGGTCACGGGGATTTCAAGCTGCTGGCGGCGCTGGGCGCCTGGTGCGGGCTGGCGGGGATCCTGCCGATCATCCTGCTCTCGGCGCTGTCGGGCGCGATCATCGGCTCGATCTGGTTGGCGATGAAGGGTCGGGACCGGGCCACCCCCATCCCGTTCGGGCCCTACCTGGCGATCGCCGGGTGGATCGTGTTCATGTGGGGCGATGAGCTGATCGGCGCCTACATGAGCTACGCCGGGCTGGCGTGA